A genomic window from Hyla sarda isolate aHylSar1 chromosome 10, aHylSar1.hap1, whole genome shotgun sequence includes:
- the ZNF524 gene encoding zinc finger protein 524 translates to MDSGFWKMAAASMKVVNNQKGIFAPKMLQLNCGKFISTERLKKPTYAAMNEESVNIEHKSITANCANGFKPMEQGEMIKVCVRQRKAIYRPSVDKWTDLMSNSKDYRKSSAHTTSGTEAKSVTRLPAAVENHSLPVLVSDDSHTFIRHSPETSSVLFRKDGRIGYSAVKNDASNLCSKTKIARMNNLKKESLFQGIQDICCEDTSLHRGIPFHYSSKRVLLNNVPHTIDTTYPCKRIKIRDDITSMHSVGRICQKMFDKHQVPHRQMTTVQSSQNYSDNTSNATSKTANGMQKDKLRSLTSDEIKGRVVHFKEKDKTESSTQRRFLLIDSQGLPYTVVVEDPLSISSSSNSTSTSVSDSTVAGVSKSLTPRKVYKCPVCFRIFEYLSYLQRHSIAHSQQKPHVCKVCGKAFKRTSHLTRHKYTHFGGKPCQCQICERRFRDASELARHQQCHTEEKNY, encoded by the coding sequence ATGGATTCTGGATTTTGGAAAATGGCAGCAGCTAGTATGAAAGTTGTGAATAATCAAAAAGGCATATTTGCACCAAAAATGCTCCAGCTGAATTGTGGCAAGTTTATATCAACAGAAAGACTTAAGAAGCCTACTTATGCTGCAATGAATGAAGAATCTGTTAACATAGAACATAAAAGTATAACTGCCAACTGTGCAAATGGATTCAAACCCATGGAACAAGGTGAAATGATAAAAGTTTGTGTCCGACAAAGGAAAGCAATTTATAGACCCTCTGTAGATAAATGGACTGACTTAATGTCCAATTCTAAGGATTACAGAAAGAGTTCAGCACATACAACTTCTGGTACAGAGGCCAAAAGTGTGACAAGGTTGCCTGCTGCAGTAGAAAATCATAGTCTCCCTGTATTGGTTAGTGATGATAGTCATACTTTTATTCGACACAGCCCAGAAacaagttctgtactctttaGAAAAGATGGAAGAATTGGCTACAGTGCAGTAAAAAATGATGCTTCCAACCTTTGTAGCAAAACTAAAATTGCTAGGATGAATAATCTGAAAAAAGAATCGCTTTTTCAAGGTATTCAAGATATTTGCTGTGAAGACACCAGTCTTCATCGTGGAATTCCATTTCATTATTCCAGTAAGAGGGTCTTATTAAATAATGTTCCGCATACTATTGATACTACTTACCCATGTAAAAGAATAAAGATTCGTGATGACATAACCTCAATGCATAGTGTGGGGAGAATATGTCAGAAAATGTTTGATAAGCATCAAGTGCCACATAGACAAATGACTACTGTACAGAGTTCGCAAAATTACAGTGATAATACCAGTAATGCTACAAGTAAGACCGCAAATGGCATGCAGAAAGATAAACTTAGAAGTTTAACTTCTGATGAGATAAAAGGCAGGGTCGTACATTTTAAAGAAAAAGACAAAACTGAAAGCTCTACACAGAGAAGATTTTTGCTTATTGACAGTCAAGGATTGCCATACACTGTTGTTGTAGAGGATCCTCTATCTATAAGTAGTTCAAGTAACTCAACTAGTACATCGGTGTCAGACAGTACTGTTGCTGGGGTCTCAAAATCTTTAACTCCACGAAAAGTATATAAGTGTCCTGTGTGCTTCAGAATATTTGAGTATCTGTCCTATCTCCAGAGGCACAGTATTGCTCATTCTCAACAAAAGCCTCATGTCTGCAAGGTCTGTGGTAAAGCATTTAAAAGAACTTCACATCTTACACGTCACAAGTACACTCATTTTGGGGGAAAACCTTGTCAATGCCAAATTTGTGAACGCAGATTCCGAGATGCTAGTGAGCTTGCACGTCATCAGCAGTGTCATActgaagaaaaaaattactaa